Proteins encoded together in one Rubripirellula reticaptiva window:
- the hemC gene encoding hydroxymethylbilane synthase: MRRLKAITRKSELAKYQTGLVCSALTESLDGGDCMEIIFKDSLGDRYRESWVEFTDANPGTAKRKWTYELELAVQSGVADLAIHSGKDLPSEVMPGTVLRPVMVRENATDVLVTKLPSSDADELRRPRIATGSLRRTVGLRKLIPNAELFSINGNVTTRLTKLRESDGIDGVVLASAGVNRLSASGELDLSGLFVREFPVNELMPCAAQGTLVAQYRDDHLEVKKLITSVVDATTESAWLAERACLEGLSASCDSVLGIYASVQNGQILLRAWIGSQECDEELTGSEVGAIEQAEEIGRSLSSKLLKQGAENLIKSNTKE, from the coding sequence ATGAGAAGACTTAAAGCGATTACCCGGAAAAGTGAATTAGCGAAGTATCAAACTGGTCTGGTGTGCTCGGCATTGACCGAAAGTCTTGACGGCGGCGATTGCATGGAGATCATCTTCAAAGACTCTCTCGGTGACAGATATCGTGAGTCTTGGGTTGAGTTTACAGATGCAAATCCGGGAACGGCGAAACGCAAATGGACGTATGAATTGGAACTCGCAGTTCAGTCTGGTGTAGCTGACCTCGCGATTCATTCAGGCAAGGACCTTCCCTCCGAAGTGATGCCGGGTACGGTGCTTCGCCCCGTCATGGTCCGTGAGAACGCCACGGACGTACTGGTAACAAAACTTCCAAGTTCAGACGCGGACGAACTGAGGCGGCCTCGTATCGCCACGGGAAGCCTCCGACGCACTGTTGGCTTGCGGAAGTTGATTCCGAATGCCGAGCTATTTTCAATCAATGGCAACGTCACTACGCGACTCACCAAACTTCGAGAGTCCGATGGTATCGATGGAGTAGTGTTGGCAAGTGCCGGTGTCAATCGACTTTCCGCCAGCGGCGAATTGGACCTGAGTGGACTATTCGTTCGCGAGTTTCCGGTGAATGAGCTAATGCCCTGCGCCGCGCAGGGAACTCTTGTCGCTCAATATCGAGACGACCACCTTGAGGTCAAAAAGCTGATTACATCAGTCGTGGATGCGACGACAGAGTCGGCATGGCTTGCTGAACGTGCATGCCTTGAGGGCTTGTCTGCGAGTTGCGACAGCGTACTCGGGATCTATGCGTCAGTCCAAAACGGGCAAATTCTCCTACGGGCATGGATTGGATCCCAGGAGTGCGATGAAGAGCTTACAGGGAGCGAAGTAGGTGCTATAGAGCAAGCCGAAGAGATTGGACGTTCGCTGTCATCGAAGCTCTTGAAGCAAGGGGCAGAAAATCTCATTAAATCAAATACCAAGGAGTAA
- the hemB gene encoding porphobilinogen synthase, producing MRDFPMTRLRRLRSDDWCRRLVRECELTPSDLIWPIFVVEGINHRESVEELPGVDRLSIDLAVTAAKEAASAGIPVVNIIPVIKQDKKDDRGSEAGNGDNLVCRAVRAIREAKVDVGIMCDVALDLFTSHGHDGILDSTGNVDNDATVEALAEQVIVQARAGADMMAPSDMMDGRVKGIRSRLESEGMHDVKIIVHSAKYASALYGPYRDAVGSSANLGKNGKQTYQQDPGNYQEALHEVEMDIREGADMIMVKPGTFYLDVIRKIKDKFQMPTFAFHVSGEYAMVKAAGERGWIDADRVMVEALLSLKRSGCSGIVTYAALDVAKMLGQNNRVIR from the coding sequence ATGCGTGATTTTCCCATGACTAGGCTAAGACGATTGAGGAGTGACGATTGGTGCCGCCGCCTCGTTCGTGAATGCGAGTTGACTCCCAGCGATCTTATCTGGCCCATCTTCGTTGTTGAAGGAATCAACCACCGCGAGTCTGTCGAAGAATTGCCGGGTGTCGATCGATTGTCCATCGATCTCGCAGTTACAGCCGCCAAGGAAGCAGCTTCGGCTGGAATCCCTGTCGTCAACATCATCCCAGTCATTAAGCAAGATAAGAAGGACGATCGAGGTTCTGAGGCTGGGAACGGTGACAATCTGGTTTGCCGTGCTGTGCGAGCGATTCGGGAGGCCAAGGTTGATGTGGGTATCATGTGTGACGTTGCCCTCGATCTGTTCACATCGCATGGCCACGATGGAATACTCGATAGTACCGGTAACGTGGACAACGACGCGACAGTCGAGGCGTTAGCAGAACAAGTGATTGTTCAGGCTAGAGCGGGAGCTGATATGATGGCACCATCTGACATGATGGATGGTCGAGTGAAAGGAATTCGTAGTCGGCTCGAAAGTGAAGGAATGCACGACGTAAAGATCATCGTCCACTCGGCAAAATATGCATCCGCGTTGTACGGACCATATCGCGATGCTGTGGGATCGTCAGCGAACTTGGGAAAGAATGGGAAGCAGACATATCAACAGGATCCCGGGAATTACCAAGAAGCGCTCCATGAAGTGGAGATGGATATCCGTGAGGGTGCGGACATGATTATGGTAAAGCCCGGCACTTTCTATTTAGACGTCATTCGTAAAATAAAGGACAAGTTCCAAATGCCAACTTTCGCATTTCACGTCAGTGGGGAATACGCGATGGTGAAGGCCGCAGGCGAACGAGGCTGGATTGACGCTGACCGAGTGATGGTCGAAGCACTGCTTAGTTTGAAACGATCGGGATGTTCAGGAATCGTGACCTACGCGGCATTGGACGTTGCGAAGATGCTTGGCCAGAACAACAGAGTGATCCGTTAG
- a CDS encoding DUF932 domain-containing protein, giving the protein MATLTRANEELFRRTPDQCFATFDALYQKCQDDQESAEDQWILPQNLVVTHDLTVSLGDTPDYNLNDWSFSQLCRTARVHKDTINRLSPKTASKALEETLPSTADKPYQILTVNDEIRSVHGVAYTRLWNTEMLDIAKEFASDFVPPQTAADGESTGLYCGQQDMFAFLIDPTGWAEIEGEAFAPGFFLWNSEVGRRTMGVQTFWFQKVCRNHIVWDATEVVEFNRKHTANVRDGLPEVRNVIESLIAKRDERRDGFVNCVRKAMREKLGHDDEQVLSVLTKEGVPRHLIKDAMEIARQHGAFTIFALVDALTQVTQRVQLAGDRTEMDAKVGKLLSLALAV; this is encoded by the coding sequence ATGGCTACGCTCACCCGAGCAAACGAAGAATTGTTTCGGCGAACGCCGGACCAATGCTTTGCAACATTTGATGCGCTCTACCAGAAGTGTCAGGACGACCAAGAGTCGGCGGAGGATCAATGGATCCTTCCGCAGAACCTAGTTGTCACTCACGATTTGACCGTGTCACTAGGTGATACGCCCGACTACAACTTGAACGATTGGTCGTTCTCGCAATTGTGTCGCACCGCACGTGTCCACAAAGACACGATCAATCGGCTGTCTCCGAAGACGGCAAGTAAGGCTCTCGAGGAAACGCTGCCATCGACGGCGGACAAGCCTTACCAAATTCTTACGGTCAATGACGAGATTCGCTCGGTTCACGGAGTTGCGTACACGCGACTTTGGAACACCGAGATGCTCGACATCGCCAAAGAATTTGCATCGGACTTTGTGCCACCGCAAACAGCCGCCGACGGCGAAAGCACCGGTTTGTACTGTGGTCAACAAGACATGTTCGCGTTCCTGATTGACCCAACAGGTTGGGCGGAAATCGAGGGCGAAGCGTTTGCTCCAGGTTTCTTCCTTTGGAACTCCGAAGTCGGCCGGCGAACGATGGGCGTTCAGACGTTTTGGTTTCAGAAGGTCTGTCGCAATCACATTGTGTGGGACGCCACCGAAGTTGTTGAATTCAACCGCAAACACACCGCGAATGTTCGCGATGGATTGCCCGAGGTGCGCAATGTTATTGAGTCGCTAATTGCGAAGCGAGATGAACGTCGTGACGGATTCGTCAACTGCGTTCGGAAAGCAATGCGTGAAAAGCTGGGTCACGACGATGAGCAAGTGCTTTCGGTGCTCACCAAAGAGGGTGTGCCTCGGCATTTGATCAAGGACGCGATGGAGATCGCCCGTCAACACGGTGCTTTCACGATTTTCGCGTTAGTCGATGCGTTAACGCAGGTGACTCAGCGAGTGCAACTCGCCGGGGACCGCACGGAAATGGACGCCAAGGTTGGCAAACTTCTCTCTCTTGCACTGGCGGTTTGA
- a CDS encoding coiled-coil domain-containing protein has product MTNNDKTEAKPTPRERALIIREPDKTAWTKAIGVLSNRGWFSVLLGSAAVLFSLWMVLAYASSWRTENVLSGMESDVELRTRKANAELQDKILRQAELANQEAFAVASSKLSLALREVSSAGSAIDQLKANTKAIQVETDQFLDGPLGRKVVSDAAMIEEVESLVGVASDTESVDVELLQEQLSTLAKPLLDAQKDLPADFSPSSEILGAVRELKRQAERDDQASERTLLSLRDLTSRASKLTSMSETTLRSLLAQRATDRRSAELRQLAEQLEISRRENAAMTTNATIAKERQIAEAEKSALEKIAREEAERIRIEAKRKADDLADVNERKRKAAEATKLEQEFQRDLPAIRQYLSPLFGNGYSLRGKESSKPGPASYSHLVTLGTEAATQDGLIHMIKVLDAGWNDRTTTKWGSADYRYLKPTHWGQLDMTTLQAAHDLFRKYGKTLKDKGMLDP; this is encoded by the coding sequence ATGACGAACAACGATAAAACTGAAGCAAAACCCACACCTCGCGAACGAGCACTCATTATTCGCGAGCCTGACAAAACCGCATGGACGAAGGCAATTGGCGTTCTTTCCAATCGTGGTTGGTTCAGCGTGCTGCTCGGATCGGCCGCAGTTCTCTTTTCTCTCTGGATGGTCCTGGCTTACGCATCTTCCTGGCGCACTGAGAATGTCTTGAGCGGAATGGAGAGTGACGTAGAACTGCGGACCCGAAAAGCTAACGCTGAACTTCAGGACAAAATACTTCGGCAGGCGGAGTTGGCGAATCAAGAGGCGTTCGCTGTTGCATCTTCCAAGCTGAGTCTCGCTTTGCGTGAAGTATCATCCGCGGGTTCGGCAATTGACCAACTCAAAGCCAACACAAAAGCGATTCAAGTCGAAACGGATCAGTTTCTCGATGGACCGCTAGGACGCAAAGTCGTAAGTGATGCAGCAATGATCGAGGAAGTTGAGTCTTTGGTTGGGGTCGCTTCTGATACGGAAAGCGTCGACGTTGAATTGCTTCAAGAACAATTGTCGACACTCGCGAAACCGCTGCTTGATGCACAAAAGGATTTGCCTGCCGACTTTTCGCCTAGCTCTGAGATTCTCGGCGCAGTGCGAGAGCTAAAGAGACAAGCTGAGCGTGACGACCAAGCTTCCGAGCGTACTCTACTCAGCCTTCGCGACCTCACATCGCGAGCCTCGAAGCTCACGAGCATGTCGGAAACGACATTGCGAAGCCTGCTTGCACAACGAGCCACCGACAGAAGATCTGCCGAACTGCGTCAGCTAGCAGAGCAACTTGAGATCTCACGTCGTGAGAACGCTGCAATGACGACCAACGCAACAATCGCGAAAGAACGTCAAATTGCTGAAGCAGAAAAATCAGCTCTGGAGAAAATCGCACGAGAAGAAGCCGAGCGAATCAGAATCGAGGCGAAGCGAAAAGCAGACGACTTAGCTGATGTTAATGAACGCAAACGGAAAGCAGCCGAAGCAACGAAGCTTGAACAGGAATTCCAGCGTGATCTTCCCGCGATCCGCCAATATCTCAGTCCCTTGTTTGGTAACGGCTATAGCTTGCGCGGAAAAGAATCCTCGAAGCCTGGCCCCGCGTCCTATTCTCACCTCGTTACGCTCGGAACAGAGGCAGCAACTCAAGATGGACTCATTCACATGATCAAGGTACTCGATGCAGGCTGGAACGACCGCACCACCACAAAGTGGGGTTCCGCCGACTATCGTTACCTCAAGCCGACTCATTGGGGTCAATTGGATATGACGACGCTACAGGCCGCACACGATCTGTTCAGAAAGTATGGGAAGACATTGAAGGACAAAGGCATGCTCGACCCCTGA
- a CDS encoding type IV secretory system conjugative DNA transfer family protein codes for MKIQQFIEGFFQTPAYPDSAYTSRDNPTQYSELPDYSKLDLELPIFGNRPKQTTPWLRERRKTWATILAAFALGASWLAIAGLGEYLAWIAGLVTLIYLRTIMLSRCSHWRVTSAMLPALVGLAICYSASLLSPSFVTLFVAMVISVHAADRLATQTMELQTIPPTLLSECKMFRESWKKRFARQFSSQYIEWYPLVLFTPAILYIVSFSIFLRGSDSPLSIATTLLFLVTAWLIMSVSLLLATEFVLGKIRLRPYLTPRRMYYGMKRAVRRFCVYNWRNQPGVGNYHASTGNCQQRWTQVITVASLGILAAAAQISVPQDYQAPAKAIQASSSSQSTVLQPYQKAFLDRLTEDERNRWEIEIAGPRSFQKNTNTSTFDAETVRYLTWIVSPIVCFFAGLALTLTTPMIVVSRLGARFPKGVRAGHFLTPEIWQDITKRVANCDDRRTNESIFMGVNSKDNTPVLIPRAAFKEHVHILGKSGSHKTSCGLIPLIIQLMEHGDASVVVMDLKGGDTALFETLRIESEKRAMRFRWHTLQRGESTYVFNPVDQQYLKGRSPQTKADFLTQALGLQYGVSYGPSFFSDANSDHLAEVITYAERKDEVRSFRELCKASEEVSLHKPKRGKDDSSHVKMVLRRMAELESVNAISGMGHSNEALENAIDCTQFFRSPQVCHFDLGSGDGSITSANLAQLALHSIFKSALHLRKQSRVQTYVVIDEFQRILSPSLKEVFQQARSLNISLIVAHQSLEDLKQSGLDLTTTVEANVQVQQYFSVTTKSEIQDLSITSGNSVVLSRSTSQQPGEQPTVSFAEVEHPRLTAVDCNNISAKRKRSIIRLKADRDYAQYGGLTMPIDSEFAMSFAEHERRSKQPWPALTEETVICEDEWTRQRRLEDEIAGADDDEPDADTGDADDPPAGEKPDPDPGSILEKF; via the coding sequence GTGAAGATCCAACAATTCATCGAAGGCTTTTTCCAAACTCCCGCATATCCAGACTCGGCTTACACTTCACGCGACAATCCAACGCAGTATTCGGAACTTCCAGACTACAGCAAATTGGATTTGGAACTTCCGATATTTGGAAATCGTCCCAAGCAAACTACCCCTTGGCTGCGTGAAAGGAGAAAGACCTGGGCAACCATATTGGCCGCGTTTGCTCTTGGTGCGAGTTGGCTAGCGATCGCGGGTCTTGGAGAATATCTGGCGTGGATTGCAGGCTTGGTCACACTGATCTACCTGCGAACAATCATGCTCTCAAGGTGCTCACACTGGCGAGTGACATCTGCGATGTTGCCCGCCTTGGTCGGTCTGGCGATTTGCTATTCGGCTTCTCTTCTCAGCCCATCCTTCGTCACGCTCTTTGTTGCAATGGTCATATCGGTGCATGCCGCAGACCGTTTGGCGACACAAACGATGGAGCTTCAGACTATTCCACCGACGCTCTTGTCCGAATGTAAGATGTTTCGCGAGAGTTGGAAGAAGCGATTTGCTCGGCAGTTTTCTTCGCAATACATTGAGTGGTATCCCCTCGTGCTATTCACGCCGGCGATTCTCTACATCGTTTCGTTCTCGATCTTTTTGCGCGGCTCCGACTCGCCTCTTTCTATTGCGACAACTCTACTCTTTTTGGTCACCGCATGGCTAATCATGTCTGTTAGCTTGCTACTCGCAACTGAGTTTGTACTTGGAAAGATACGTCTTCGTCCGTACCTCACACCGCGACGAATGTACTACGGAATGAAGCGAGCCGTTCGTCGATTTTGCGTATACAACTGGCGGAACCAACCGGGTGTGGGAAACTACCATGCAAGTACCGGCAACTGCCAGCAACGCTGGACTCAAGTCATCACAGTCGCGTCACTTGGCATCCTTGCCGCTGCTGCACAGATCAGCGTTCCGCAAGACTACCAAGCTCCTGCCAAAGCAATTCAGGCTTCCAGTAGCTCGCAATCAACGGTTCTACAGCCGTATCAGAAAGCTTTTCTCGACCGTCTTACGGAAGATGAACGAAATCGTTGGGAAATAGAGATTGCTGGTCCAAGATCATTCCAGAAGAACACAAACACTTCCACATTCGACGCAGAAACCGTTCGCTATCTCACGTGGATCGTTTCACCCATCGTTTGCTTTTTCGCCGGTCTGGCTCTCACACTTACGACACCAATGATCGTGGTTTCTAGATTAGGTGCCCGGTTTCCAAAAGGAGTCCGTGCCGGCCATTTCCTGACACCAGAGATTTGGCAAGACATCACCAAACGTGTCGCCAATTGCGATGACCGTCGCACAAACGAATCAATATTTATGGGGGTCAACTCCAAAGATAACACACCTGTTCTGATTCCTAGAGCGGCGTTTAAGGAGCATGTCCATATCTTGGGGAAAAGTGGTTCACACAAGACGAGCTGCGGATTGATTCCGCTGATTATTCAACTGATGGAGCATGGAGATGCATCCGTTGTTGTGATGGACCTCAAGGGTGGTGACACGGCTCTATTCGAGACGCTCCGTATCGAGAGCGAAAAACGAGCCATGCGATTCCGCTGGCACACACTGCAGCGAGGCGAGTCAACTTATGTCTTCAATCCTGTCGACCAGCAGTATTTAAAAGGGCGTTCGCCGCAAACCAAAGCAGACTTTTTGACTCAGGCTTTGGGATTGCAATATGGCGTTTCTTACGGTCCATCGTTCTTCTCCGACGCCAACTCTGATCACCTTGCAGAAGTGATCACATACGCGGAGAGGAAAGACGAGGTTCGATCGTTCCGCGAGCTTTGCAAAGCGAGTGAAGAGGTCTCGCTCCACAAGCCTAAGCGAGGAAAAGACGACTCAAGCCACGTAAAGATGGTGCTTAGACGAATGGCGGAGCTGGAGTCGGTCAATGCGATTTCTGGGATGGGGCATTCCAATGAAGCTCTCGAAAACGCCATCGACTGCACGCAGTTTTTCAGATCACCGCAGGTTTGCCACTTCGATCTGGGGAGTGGTGACGGAAGCATCACCAGTGCAAACCTCGCCCAACTCGCCCTCCATTCAATCTTCAAATCTGCGTTGCACTTACGAAAACAGTCACGAGTTCAAACCTACGTAGTAATTGACGAATTCCAACGCATTCTATCGCCTAGCCTAAAGGAAGTTTTCCAACAAGCCCGCAGCTTGAATATCAGCCTTATTGTTGCCCACCAGTCTCTTGAGGATCTGAAACAATCCGGCTTAGATTTAACGACCACCGTCGAAGCCAACGTGCAGGTGCAGCAGTATTTTTCGGTCACAACAAAGTCAGAGATTCAGGATCTTTCAATCACCTCCGGTAACAGCGTCGTTTTGTCCAGAAGTACAAGCCAACAACCGGGCGAGCAACCGACCGTATCATTTGCCGAAGTTGAGCATCCGCGTTTGACGGCCGTGGACTGCAATAACATAAGTGCCAAGCGAAAACGGAGCATCATCCGCCTCAAAGCAGACCGTGACTACGCTCAATACGGCGGACTGACGATGCCCATCGACTCCGAATTTGCAATGTCATTCGCCGAGCACGAACGACGCAGCAAGCAACCCTGGCCGGCACTCACCGAAGAAACTGTCATCTGCGAAGATGAGTGGACTCGGCAACGGCGACTCGAGGACGAAATCGCCGGGGCGGATGACGACGAACCGGACGCAGACACTGGTGACGCCGATGACCCACCAGCAGGGGAAAAGCCCGATCCCGATCCAGGCTCAATCCTCGAAAAATTCTGA
- a CDS encoding alpha/beta hydrolase family protein, with amino-acid sequence MARRKPTQHNRAVRGKTMDRDLEILDHVRVYGLTTRDVLHRLFFDDSQLNAVTKVTTRLIRNGLLERHKIDHESVYYSYGPAACDYFGYSRNRTGGFGSQALPTRLAILEYCSAEPQIREKLTRGKIDKTQPKLLAKKVDAKNYFLEVDPELGTKRLGLIVVCLGGPVDHAARKCKAEIDKRLEVPAFQQLIENRLFFIVMLTPSQAKADTLAASIKRRQFPVSVRVEPSRWLETFAI; translated from the coding sequence ATGGCGCGTCGAAAACCCACCCAACATAATCGTGCCGTTCGCGGTAAAACGATGGATCGAGATTTGGAGATTCTTGATCACGTGCGAGTCTACGGATTGACCACGCGTGATGTTTTGCATCGGTTGTTCTTCGACGATTCCCAGCTCAATGCTGTCACCAAAGTAACGACCAGGCTTATCCGCAACGGATTGTTGGAACGTCATAAGATTGATCATGAATCGGTCTACTACAGCTATGGACCTGCCGCGTGCGATTACTTTGGCTATTCAAGAAATCGAACCGGTGGGTTCGGTAGCCAAGCTTTGCCCACACGACTGGCGATATTGGAATACTGCAGCGCTGAGCCTCAAATAAGAGAGAAGCTAACGCGCGGGAAGATCGACAAAACTCAGCCGAAACTACTGGCCAAGAAAGTCGATGCCAAGAACTACTTTCTTGAAGTTGATCCTGAATTGGGCACAAAGCGACTTGGATTGATCGTCGTATGCCTCGGTGGCCCCGTCGATCACGCTGCTCGAAAATGCAAGGCAGAAATAGACAAACGATTGGAAGTGCCCGCGTTTCAGCAGCTAATCGAAAACCGTCTCTTCTTCATTGTCATGCTGACACCGAGCCAAGCTAAGGCTGACACTCTAGCAGCATCAATCAAGCGACGTCAGTTCCCTGTCTCCGTTCGTGTCGAGCCTTCGCGTTGGCTTGAAACGTTCGCAATCTGA
- a CDS encoding MT-A70 family methyltransferase, producing the protein MGLFTKEESSDQSQSEPKQEGREVAATNDHNDAASAQLIALNGVQQALAVVSRVEDIKEIRDRAEAVRKYIESVGLGLEVQNKAAELKLRAERKAGEMLAEMKLHGGDRRSDQSADRRTLEDLGISKDQSSRWQLLAAVPENLFDDFIGQFTVRRVELTTAEALRYARTIRGPGKGGKSATENDWLPPAMLSEVLASGAKFGCIYAAPPATGDGEGTLSIDQLCGLPIGDLAAENAHLHLWTCNEQCAAAHRVVEAWGFKPQDILVWIRPKRGPGPYWRRAHELLMLGVRGDCPFQDKTVHSWIKANKPRNGGKPSAVRDLVEAVSPGPYVELFANKTARGWQCCQVDDES; encoded by the coding sequence ATGGGACTCTTCACGAAAGAAGAGAGTTCCGACCAATCGCAGTCGGAACCGAAGCAAGAGGGTCGAGAAGTCGCTGCTACGAACGACCACAATGACGCGGCGTCAGCACAACTAATTGCACTCAATGGAGTGCAGCAAGCGTTGGCGGTCGTGTCGAGGGTCGAAGACATCAAAGAGATCCGAGACCGCGCCGAGGCCGTTCGCAAGTACATCGAGAGCGTAGGTCTCGGGCTCGAGGTCCAAAACAAAGCCGCGGAACTTAAGCTTCGAGCGGAGCGAAAAGCTGGCGAGATGCTCGCGGAAATGAAACTGCACGGAGGCGACCGCCGCAGTGACCAAAGTGCCGACCGAAGAACGCTAGAGGACTTGGGAATCTCGAAGGATCAATCGTCGCGTTGGCAACTGCTCGCGGCGGTTCCCGAAAACCTGTTCGATGACTTCATCGGGCAATTCACCGTTCGTCGTGTCGAACTAACGACCGCTGAGGCGCTTCGCTACGCAAGAACGATTCGTGGTCCTGGAAAGGGTGGAAAGTCCGCGACGGAAAATGATTGGCTGCCGCCAGCTATGCTGAGTGAGGTCCTTGCATCGGGAGCTAAGTTTGGTTGCATCTATGCTGCACCACCAGCGACGGGGGACGGAGAGGGAACGCTGAGCATTGATCAGTTGTGTGGATTGCCGATCGGTGATCTTGCCGCCGAGAATGCACACCTTCATTTGTGGACCTGCAATGAGCAGTGCGCGGCGGCTCATCGTGTGGTCGAGGCATGGGGGTTCAAGCCGCAAGATATTCTCGTTTGGATTAGGCCCAAACGCGGCCCGGGCCCGTATTGGCGTCGCGCTCACGAGCTGTTGATGCTCGGTGTCCGAGGTGATTGCCCATTCCAAGATAAGACCGTCCATAGCTGGATCAAGGCGAACAAGCCACGAAATGGCGGTAAGCCCTCCGCCGTCCGCGATCTGGTCGAGGCCGTCAGCCCCGGACCCTACGTCGAGCTTTTTGCGAATAAGACGGCTCGCGGATGGCAGTGCTGTCAGGTCGACGATGAAAGCTGA
- a CDS encoding helix-turn-helix domain-containing protein, with protein sequence MNETDVVARLERIETLLSSLVQQEKVKDFYTTSEVANILGRAEFTVREWCRLYRIHAEKRPCGRGRSKEWMISHTELQRIQNEGLLSIR encoded by the coding sequence ATGAATGAGACCGATGTGGTCGCACGGCTCGAACGAATCGAAACGTTGCTTAGTTCGCTGGTGCAGCAAGAAAAAGTGAAGGATTTCTATACGACTTCGGAAGTCGCCAACATTCTGGGGCGTGCCGAATTTACCGTCCGCGAATGGTGCCGCCTGTACCGCATCCATGCAGAGAAACGACCTTGCGGGCGCGGGCGATCAAAAGAATGGATGATCTCGCACACCGAACTACAGCGAATCCAGAACGAAGGGTTGCTCTCGATCCGCTGA
- a CDS encoding DUF6527 family protein, with the protein MKYETLKHEFVTHFPDQPEPGVLYISIEYKSVSHLCCCGCGEEVVTPLSPADWQITYDGRSISLSPSIGSWTLRCRSHYVITRGRVREAGQWTDEQIVAGRRRDRLATERQHGTQTQLGETMPKAVQKPRSWFAKLVDWLFGR; encoded by the coding sequence ATGAAGTATGAAACGCTGAAACACGAATTTGTAACGCACTTTCCTGACCAACCTGAACCAGGAGTGCTTTACATTTCGATTGAGTACAAAAGCGTGTCGCATCTTTGCTGCTGCGGTTGTGGCGAAGAAGTCGTCACTCCACTGAGTCCGGCGGACTGGCAGATCACCTACGACGGACGAAGCATTTCGCTAAGTCCGTCGATCGGCAGCTGGACGCTTCGATGCCGCTCGCACTATGTGATTACGCGGGGAAGAGTGCGCGAGGCGGGGCAATGGACCGACGAGCAAATCGTTGCTGGTCGAAGAAGAGATCGGCTTGCCACAGAGCGTCAGCACGGTACTCAGACCCAACTTGGCGAGACGATGCCCAAAGCAGTGCAAAAGCCCAGGTCTTGGTTCGCGAAACTGGTTGATTGGCTATTTGGTCGCTAG